The genome window TGCAAATTTATTCTTTGAATGCTTTACTCTATAGTGTGCTTTAGCTCCATAATCAACCAAGCCATCGTAAGCTTTCCAACAATCAGAGTAAATTACACTCTCGTCTAATTCGCTAAACTCCGATAATATCGGTATTAGTTCATTTGCAGAGCAGTTTTTAACTATCTGGGTATAGACCTTACCGTCTCTTTTAAGCATTCCAAATACCGGTGTTTTGTTTGCTGCACCTCTACCTCTTTTACCTCTTACTCGTTTGGATCCGAAGTAACTTTCATCTATTTCTATTTCGCCTGAAAACTTAGATATCTTCTCACACTCTTTAGACATAAAAATTCTTATTTCTCTAAAGATTTTACATAGGGTTGCTTCTGAAATTTTAGTTAAATTTGATATCTTTGATGCTTCTATATCCTCCGTGAAGTACTTTAGAATTTCTCTAAATTTCTTTTCTGAAATTCGGGAACGATAGATATACTTATTTTTCATCGACAGGATCATAGTTAAAAACTCCTTTGAAAGTTTTTAACTTATCTTGAGCGAAAATAAATTTAAAGAAGGATAAGCAAAATTTATTCCCTACAATTCGCGACATTTGCGCAAGGGTCTTTGAGAAAAAGATTATACTACGCGGGCTCGGTCTAAATTTTAGACCTTAAAATTTTGGTAGATTATGCTTGTAGATTGATAGGATCTTTATGGTGTCGTCTTCGATTATAAAAGGAATAACGTATCCTTTGAAAATTAGATCCCTTATATTGTCTTTGTGAAAGTATTGATTTTTTCTAAATCGGTAAGCAAAAGTAGATAAGCTTTCGATTTTTTCAAATAAGCCCTCAAGAAAATCGTTTGCCGCCTTCTCGCTCTTGCTTCTATCCGCGTAAAAATCTAAAATACTTTTAATTTCTTCCTTGAATTGTTCGCTTAAGATAATTTCCACTTTAAGCGCCTTTGGTTTTTAGGTAGGATCTCATCTCGGTTTTAAATTCGTCAAAGGCTTGGTATTTTAGCTCGCCGTGCTTATCGGCCTCTACTAGTTTCTTTAAATCCTGCTGATCGGCTTGGCTTAGATAATCTTCATTGTCGTAAGTAATGGTTGTTTCAGGATCTAGCGCAATAATAGCCCTAATAGCTTCTATAATACTATGGTTTGCGGTTTGGATATTTATTGAAGTTATCATTTCTTGCTCCTTGTGTTTATCGTCATTATATCGCACCCTTTTTAACGGCTGACGTTTTTTCTAATGATCGATCTCTAAATTTATACTTATACCTTTTGTGTGTTTAGACTCAGCTTAATATCTTTCATATGCTTTCTCGGAAAATCCGCCTA of Campylobacter showae contains these proteins:
- a CDS encoding type II toxin-antitoxin system RelE/ParE family toxin — its product is MEIILSEQFKEEIKSILDFYADRSKSEKAANDFLEGLFEKIESLSTFAYRFRKNQYFHKDNIRDLIFKGYVIPFIIEDDTIKILSIYKHNLPKF
- a CDS encoding IS1595 family transposase, which codes for MILSMKNKYIYRSRISEKKFREILKYFTEDIEASKISNLTKISEATLCKIFREIRIFMSKECEKISKFSGEIEIDESYFGSKRVRGKRGRGAANKTPVFGMLKRDGKVYTQIVKNCSANELIPILSEFSELDESVIYSDCWKAYDGLVDYGAKAHYRVKHSKNKFANGKNHINGIENFWGYAKHRLAKFKGIKKENFLLHLKECEFRYNTKTTQKNLYQKLLKLIRENPLKFN